The segment CTTGACGCAAGCCATGGCCTTTTTCTTGACCGCGATATGTCCGCCGACCATGTCGTTAATGCCTTTGGCCATCACAGCGAAGTCGCCCTTGAAGTCCTCTGAAGGTAACCTGATATCAATGTCGCCCTTGTCGTGCTCACCTGACATGTCAGCGATAGATGCCCCCAGCTTTTGCATCGGCTGCATACTGGCCTCAAGTAATTCGTTGACAGCAATCAGCATCTCTCTGGCCTCGCCAGTAACTGCATCGAGATTTGCACGCGCGGCTAGTTTTCCGTCTGCGATACTAACTTTGACGCGCTGTATCTCAGCCACAGCCGCCTGAGATTTGGAAGATTTCTTCATTTGAGTGTAGAAAGACATCGTATATCCTCTATCGGAAGCTGTTTTGGGAGTTACTGTCGCTGATAAGTCGTTGGCGCCCTACGGCGACCGCCCTGTCAAGAACAGACCGGCCAGGTTTCTGCTGAAGCCCAAGCAGGTCATCAAAGCTACCTGGAATGCGCACTGGACCCCTATGGCCAAGCCCGCTTCCCTTTCGATGACCCGCTTGATAAACGCGGTAGCCAAGACACTGTTATCACTGACGAAAACGCGCACGAATTCCTCTCGCTCCTTGAGGCTCAAGGGATCGACTACGAAACTCAGTCTTAAAACGTGATTTTATGTCGCGTCATGCGAAGGAACATCTCAACTGGATGCTGTGTGGTCTCAATTATAAGATGTAATTGTTAACCATGCCCTAAGGCAATCCCCTTTTTTTAGTGGGATCTCATGTAGTGCTCATGGATCTGTCGCGAGTTTTGGAAGGGTTTCATAAATGACCGTCGCTGGACGCAGTTATGGCGCAATATTGCAAATATTGTGATTTGGCTGGAGCTGCCTATTATCGCCCGATCATCTGCCCTGACGTTTGATACCAAGTCTCGATAATGCGTCAGCATCTTCGAGACTTGGTATGAGAGGGGTCAAGACGTTGAAAACGGCCTATGTGACGATCAAAGGGTTAGAGGCCATGCGAGCGTTACGCAAAGGCCAGGCTACGATTTTCAACCTGACAAAAGGCATCCGTGGGCAGGCCCATATCGTTGAATGCTCCTTTGCCGTTCAAGAGGTTTGCAACAGAGCTGGATCGGCGTCCGTATTGTCAACCGGATAACAGCCAGAAATTGTGGTGCTGATGCTGACCATTTTTGACGGTCTGCATAGAGTATTCGGGAACGTGACTGACGTCTACTCTTGCGAAGATCTGAGCGGCTTTATACGAACATCGGCAGAAGATTGCATTTGATCGCCTGCTGCACACAATGAAAGCCGCCAGAAATGTCTCTTGGATGTTACGATATCGAAATGCGCAAGCGGAACGCCGCCGTTCTCGTCGTGCTGTTCTCCCATTCGACCAAGCATCATTTCAAGTCTGTCGATTTTCCGGCAGACGTCCTGAGCATCGCGGATAAGGAAGACACCTATTTCACCAACACGCCAGATATTCTGGCGAATTTCATAAAAGATGTCAGTGCGCCATACGATCTGGTGATTACGATTGGTGGAAGCAAAGGAGGGCATGGGGCGCTGTATCACGGCACGCTTCTCGCACGCATGATCGAAAAACCTGTTCGTGTCCTTGCCTTCAGCCCGGTTGTCATGCTCTCGGATAACCCAAATGACGTGCCATATGTGTCCTACCAAAAGCTGATGGAGCGAGCGCAGACGACACCAGAACTGGCGGAAAACCTGCGCCAGTCAACCCAGGTGATAACAGCAGACCCGCCGCCCAATCTCACGGCCTTCTGCATCGTCGGGGCCGACAATCAATGCGACTGTGTCGAGGCCAGCCGACTGATCGGCGCGCATATCTTGACGCTGCCCATGCATCACCATGAAACTGTCATCCCATTCCTTTGCGATACCAGCGATGCCAGAGCGGTGACGAAAACCGTGCTGGTGCTGTACGATAGAGCCGCAGAGGAGGCCGATGTTGCGCATCTGCTTGAAAAAGGCAGCGTTGACAAAATGATCGCGGACCTTTCCCGCGTTCCAAAACAGCCTCGCCTCGATGAACTGACGAATCTTGTCATAAACGGTGATGCCAGCATTGTGAGGCAGGCTGTGACAACGGCAGGCGCTCTTCAAACCTGATCGAATCGACCTAAAGCCTGCGCTTGCATTCATCATTGCCGTCACAAGCATCTCACAAGGATCGAAGCGTCGTCTTGAACGACAAAGCTCCCGCGCGGGCGAAAAAAATCTTACGCTATGGTCCCAAACCGAACCGGCGACACGTCTATCCATCAGCAAGCGAACGCGGTGCCTCCTGAGGCGCACCTTTGATCTCCTGCATAGTTTCTCAAGCCAGAGTTGGATCACAGAGAAAATTATGCAGCGAATATAAGGAATTACGGCGTTGTTTGTGCGTTTTCACAAGACGCACGTCGCTTAAGCAATGTGTTGGGGAGAGAGGGATGATGCATTTCACACGCGAAACCATGACCGTCCTTGCGGTCCTCACGGCCTGTGCGTGCAGACCCGGCCGTAAGCTTGCCTTCCGGGAACTGACCGAATTGCACAATGGCCCCACCGGAGAGGTCGTCAAAAGCATCTTGCTGTTGCTCCGGCATGAACTGTTGCACCGCGAGCCAGACGGCCGCGTGATACTCGCCATCAATCCAGCCAGCGTCACACTGGGTGCCATTCTGCGGCTCACCCAACCCGATCTTCTCCAAGGTGATAAACACCGCAGCCATAGGCAGCAGAACGTATTCATGCTCGCCGTTGAAGCCGCATCAGTGAATTTCGTGCGGATGGCTGACAAGTTCACGCTCGCCGATCTCATCGCGGGCAGCCCATCCGGGACATGCCACGCGGCATGAACGCCCTATTCGCGTCTTGAATCATGCGGTATCGGTTCTGTTCACGGACATCCATCCGTTGCCTCAGGGCAATCAGGCGTCTGCTTCCAGACTGTCGTCCACGGGGGACAACTGGGGCGCGGGCAACAGCATCAGACGTTCGCGAACAGGGCGTGAGGTCACGAGGCTGCACTCGAGACAAGCGATAGCGGAGCTATCGGGCGATGCTACGAGGTCCGCGACAGTGAAACGGTCGAGCAAACTGACAAGAAAGGACGAGGCCGCGGCAACGATGCCGTCAAGCAAGGGTTGGCCGTTGAGCGTGCCGGGCTCCGGTTCTTCCGCGTTGCCGTCCAGTTCCGGCTGGGTGATCCGCAGCACGTCGGCGAGCTTGATGTCGTTGGGATCACGCGCAAGGCGCAGACCACCGCCTGGCCCGCGATCGCTGTTGAGAAAGCCGTTGCGGACCAGAAGAGCGACGACTTGATAGGCATGATCCCTCGTCGCGCCGACCTCTTGCGCCAGATGCTGGGCTGGGTATTTCGTCGATGGACTTTTCGCGCAGGCTGTCAATATACCGATCGCAATTTCGGATTGCCGCTTCAGGCGCATGGATGACACAATCAAGGGAGTTGCTCGTTCAGCCATAGTCGCATATTTGGCTGATGGTGACCATGGGCTTCATTGTGCAAAACAATATCAGGCAATGGCATTGCGCATCCATCCCCGACCGTGCCAGCGCGAAAGCATGAAACCGGCCTTGAGTGTCTCTTCGATGATCAGCGCGTACCAGACACCTTCCACCCCATAACCCGCCTCCACGCAAAACAGCCAGGCCAGCGGCAGGCCAAGCCCCCAAGTCAACCCGATACTGACGAGGACCGGAACCCTGACATCGCCGACAGCCCTGAGCGAATGCAGCAACACTGTATTGAAGGCGAAGCCGGGCTGGATCAAGATCGTCAGCAGCAGCAGGTAGGTGGAAAGCGCCAGAACTTCACCGCCCTGTCCGAACAATCCGAGATATTGATCGGACAAGAGCCAGAACAGCAGCGCGATTGTCGTCGTGACCAAGGTCGCCGCAAAGCTGGAGCGCAACGCCTGACGATAGGCGTCCTGCCGTCGGCCTTCGCCCCAGCGATAGCCGACGAGTACCTCGTTGCCTTGGCTCACAGCCATGACGACAAGAATGAGGAACGTCATGGCCAGCATGACATAGGTGCGGCTCAAGACACTTGAGACGCCGAACCCCGCCACGAAACCGAGCAGGACAAGCTGGTAAAAACCGTAGCCGATATAGTCCGAAACACTCGGAAAGGCGAGGACGAGCATCCGCCGCACGAGCGAGAGCCGCGCCCTGATCGGCCCAGCCACGAAACGAAGACCGAGCGTCCAATAAACGGCAAGGCCAAACATCAGCGCCATTGCAATCCTTGAGCCGAGTGTTGCATAGGCCGCACCTGTCACCCCAAGCGGGGGAATCGGCCCGACACCAAGCACAAGAACATAGGTCGCCCCAATGTAAATTGCCGACAGGAGCAAGCCGGTTATCACGATCACCCGGCTGCTGCCGAAAGCCCTCAGGCAGGCAATCGCAGCCGTGGCAAGCGCATTGAAGACCATGGCAGCGGCGGCGACGGAAAGATAAAGGCTTGCATCGTCAACGATTGATGCCGGGACATCGAGAATCCGCAAGATCACCGGTCCACCCAGAAACAGCAAACCGCCGACCAAAAGGCCAAGGAGCGTATTGGTGAAGACCGCAAGCGTTGCAATCTGCCGCGCACCCTCCTCGTCACCGCGCCCGAGACTGTGCGATATCAGGATGACCGCGCCGATCCCGACCATGCTCGAAATCTCGAAAACGACCTGAAGCACCTGCCGCACAATCGCCACGGCTGCCGCTGCATCGGCGGAATAGGCACTGACGATCAGCATTTCCGACAGCATGACCAGAAAGGTCAGCAGCGAATGCACGAACATCGGCAGGCTAAGCCGGAAAAGCGACTTTGTCGTTCGCGCCGATGGCGGGCGGCGCGGCGCGTCCGCATCGCCAAGGGTTTCAACTGTCTGCATGCGTCAGGCACCTGTGCGTTCGGCCCGCAGGCCACGGCGGCCGGCAAGGCGATCGCGGCCCGTCTGGCGCAAGAGGGTTCGATCATCTCCAGACCATTCGCCTTCACGACCGGCTTGGAGCTGCGCGATATGGGCGGCCATTGTTTCCAGCGTCGGAAACTGGAAAAAGGCCGTAATATCAATCGATATTCCAAAACGCTTGCCGATTACACCCTGCAAAGAGACAACAAGCAGCGAATGGCCGCCGCATTCGAAGAAATTGTCACCCGGATTGATGTGGTCGAGTTTAAGCGCCTCTCGCCAGATTGTGGCAAGCGTAGCCGTAGGTTCGCCGGAGATCGGCAGGTGCGTTTGCCGCTGTGCCGGTTTTGGCCGGCAGGCCGGAAGTGCGCGGCGATCAACCTTGCCGTTTGGCGTCAGCGGGAAGGCATCAACCGCGACATAGGCCGATGGCAGCATGTAGAGCGGCAGGCTATCGGCCATATGGGGTCCAAGCTCCGCGCTTGCATCGCCGACAAATGGCTCTCGCCAACGCAGATAGGCGACAAGCTGCTTGCCAGCACCGCCATCCTCAACAAGCACTGCCGCTTCGGCAACGCGAGGATGGGCCGCAAGCCTTGCCTCGACCTCGCCGAGTTCGATTCGGTAGCCACGCAGCTTCACCTGATTGTCGATCCGTCCGAGAAAATCGAGCGTGCCATTCTCCGCCAAGCGCACGAGGTCGCCAGTGCGGTACAGATGGTAGCCGTCCTGCGGACCACGCCGGAAAGGGTTGGGGATGAACCTGTCTGCCGTCAGGCCGGGTTTGCCCCAATAGCCCGGGCTCAATCCCGCACCACCGATGTGCAATTCTCCCGGCGTGCCGGGTGGTACGGGTTCCCCGCGCCGGTCGAGAACATAAAGCTGGGTATTCTGAATGGGGCCAGCAACCGTGACACTGTGACCGTTGAGGTCTTCACGCCGCACCTCAGTGGCCGCAGACCAGATGGTTGTCTCGGTTGGACCGTAAAGATTCCACAGGCAATCGCCCCGATCCAGCAACTCGGCCGCAAGAAGGCTGTCCAGCGCCTCGCCGCCGCACAACATACGAAGCCCCTTGCCATGCCTCTTGTCACTGGGCCACCCCGCCTCGATCAGCATGCGCCACCCGGCGGGCGTCGCCTGCATAACGCTCGGCTGCACACGATCAACCAGCGCGGCAAGACGCCGACCGTCGCGGGCAATAGTGCTGTCTGCAAGCAGCACTGTTGCGCCTTGCGAAAGGGGGGCGAACAATTCCAGCCCCGCAATATCGAAGCCAATCGTGGTCAGCGCCAGCAGTCGGTCGTCCTCGCCAATCCCCGGCCTTTCGGCCATGGACTCGATGAAATTGGCAAGCGCACCATGGGTGATTGCCACGCCCTTGGGCTGGCCGGTACTGCCGCTGGTATAAAGAATGTAGGCGAGATCATCGGCCTGAACCGCAGCAGGTTCGAAGGATACCGACGCACAACCGAATGTCTGGGTCGGGTCCATCACCGGAACACCTTGCGGTATGACCGCCCGCTCACTGTCCCCAAGATCCGTCAGGACCAGCGCCGCACCAGAATCGGCCAGCATGTAGGCAATGCGCTCTGCCGGATAGTCGGGATCAACAGGCAGATAGGCAGCACCCGACCGCATGACGGCCAGCAGTGAAGGCAGCAATGCACTTCCACGCCGCTGATAGACCGCAACGACCGCGCCCCGGCCAATGCTGTGCTGGTAAAGGCGAAGGGCAAGAGCGTCCGCATAACCGACGAGATCGCCGTAGGACATGGTGCTATCGCGGCCCTCACCCACCTGAACGACGGCGGCTTTACCCGGTTTGCTTTGCGCCCGCGCGATGATCTGGTCGTGGACCGCCACACTTGGCTGTGTCTGCGAACCTCGGCCAGTCTGGAGCAGGATTTCTCGCTCCTCGGGGTTAAGCATCTCGATTGTGCCAAGGCAGGCTTGCGGATCATCAACGATGGATGAGAGCAAAGTCTCGTAATGGCGCAGCAGACGATCAGCTCCGGTGGACGACAGACGGGATGGGTCCGCGGCAAGCGCAATCTCTATCTCGGCACCGGGAAAGACCCGGAGCGACAGCGGATAATGCGTGCGCTCATAGCTGCCGGGATCGCTGAGGGTGAGCGTGTGCGTTCCTTCCGCAAAGGCCGCCTGCATCGAAAGTGGCAGGTTCTCGATGATAAGCAATGTGTCAAAAAGCGGTTGATCGGCGGTCTTGCCAGCCCAGCGTTGAATATCGGCAAGCGCTGCATGCCCGTGCTTTTCCCGCTGGCGATGCGCAGACTGGAGGCCCTGAAGCCATTCGGCCACCGTCTCCTCCGGTCGCGTGCGGGCGCGGAACGGCACCGTGTTGAGGAACAGACCAATCATTCGGTCTGCATCTGGCAGGTCAGGCGGGCGGCCCGACAAAACCGTTCCGAAGATCACATCGTCCTCGGCCCCATACCGTGACAGAAGCAGCGCCCAGGCCCCCTGTAACACGGTCGCCAGTGTCAGCCGCTCCCGCCGCGCCATCATGGTCAGCCGCGTGGCGAGACTGGCATCAAGGCTGCGCCGGATCTCGACAATGGCCTCTTGTGCCGCCTCGCCAATTTTTGTCTCACCCAAAAATCCGCCTTGCGGAAGATCGGCAAGAGCGTGCGACCAATAGGCTTGCGCAGCGGTGATATCCTGCCTGTCGCGCCACGCGACGTATTGGCGATAAGACGGGGGAGGCGCTGGCAGGCTTTCGCCTGCATAAGCCTTCAACATTTCGCCGACAAGCAGCGAGCCGCACCAGCCGTCCATCAACAGGTGGTGGAAACTCCAGACGAAGCGATGGCGCCCGGGACCGAGCCGGATCAGCGCAAACCGCAAAAGGAGTGCAGCATCCAGCGTAAAGCCACGACGGCGATCCGCCTCCAACCATGCCGCAAAGGCTGTCTCCTGCCCTGCCGCATCGTCGCCCGACCAGTCCGCTTCGCGCCATTCGGGCACAACATTCTCGGCAATGACCATGATGGGCCGCTCGACATCCGTCCAGCGGCAGGCACCGCGCAAGACCTCGTGGCGGGCGATCACCCTTCCCCACGCCGATTTGAAGGCATCGGCATCCAGCGGGCCTTCCAGCACGCACCAGCATTGCTCGATATAGGTGCCTGAGGCTGGGGCCATCAGACTGTGGAACAGCATGCCCGCCTGCACTGGCGTCATCTCGAAGCTGGAGCCGCTTTCGGCAACCTCGATTATCTGAATCGCGTCTTCGGCAACGGCGGCGTCCGCCTGTGCCGCGATTGTCTGCAACTCGAAAATCTGGGTCGGTTCGAGCTTCAGCCCCTTGGCTTGCGCCTTCGCGACGATCTGGACGCCGATAATGGAGTCACCGCCGAGATCGAAGAAATTATCCTCGATGCCAAAATCCTCGCGCCGCAGCACGGCCTTCCATATCTCCAGCAGCGTCGCCTCAATGGCATTGCGGGCTGGAACCAGCTCCGCACGCATTGTGGAAAGTTGGGGGATCGGAAGCTGTTTGCGATCCACCTTACCGTTCGGGTTGAGAGGAAATTCATCCATCATCACAAAGGCGGTCGGCACCATGTAGCGCGGCAATTGCGCAGACAGTGATTGGCGAAGCTTACGCTCAATCTCACCATCGTTCGTCGTCGGCCAATCGCGAACGAGCACATAGGCAATCAGCCGCTCGTTTTCCGCGTCGAGCGTGACGATGGCCTGCTCAACGACGCTCTCGCGCAGCAGCTTGTCCTCGATCTCACCAATCTCGATGCGATAGCCCCGCAGCTTAACCTGAAAATCCGTGCGGCCGATAAATTCGATTTCACTATTTGCCAGACGAACAACCGCATCGCCTGTGCGATAGAGCCTAAGCGCAGGGCTGTTCTCATCGTAGAACGGGTTCGGCACAAAACGCGCGGCTGTGAGAGCCGGGCGGTTCCAGTAACCGGGGCTGAGGCACGGCCCGCCGATGTAGAGTTCGCCGCCAATGCCGCGCGGCAGGGGCTGCATATAGGCGTCGAGAACGTGGAGGTGGGTATTGTCGAGGAGGCCACCAACCGGGACCTTGCCGCTTTCCGCGTGGGCGTGGGTGACCTTCAGCGCGCTTGCCCAGATTGTCGCCTCCGTTGGCCCATAGACGTTCCACAGCTCTTTCGTGCGGTCGATCAGCTTGCGGGCAAGCGGCGCATCCAGCGCCTCGCCGCCGCAAAGGGCGATGAGATGCGGCAATCCCTCCCAGCCGCTGTCGATCAACATGCGCCAATAGGCGGGCGTTGCCTGCAA is part of the Agrobacterium vitis genome and harbors:
- a CDS encoding Rrf2 family transcriptional regulator, giving the protein MSSMRLKRQSEIAIGILTACAKSPSTKYPAQHLAQEVGATRDHAYQVVALLVRNGFLNSDRGPGGGLRLARDPNDIKLADVLRITQPELDGNAEEPEPGTLNGQPLLDGIVAAASSFLVSLLDRFTVADLVASPDSSAIACLECSLVTSRPVRERLMLLPAPQLSPVDDSLEADA
- a CDS encoding non-ribosomal peptide synthetase, whose product is MNSVDPILALRARVAALSLAEREAFRRQLEARGIAWERVAPEETPQETPRVSTRTGRLPLTPGQKHFWLQQSLYPESSAYHVAYRWRFEGPLDRAALERSLATIVSRHAPLRTAFPVEAGEPWQEVDPNHAFAMGLTDLEATGEDGEALALAVATDPFDLSKAPLIRAHLLRQNESEHLLAITLHHIVADGWSRGVLMRELTACYRAYRMGTAPALSPITRDFGDLVLDQHAWLRSQDCERARDYWKQTLADLKPLELPSDRSRSSSVDMTAATVTRVIPVSVSSQVASLASQLGTTPFVVMAAAFSLLLHRYSGERDLSVCVPVAGRNDPDAAGLIGLFTNTLVLRAQLDPRMTFSQWVGAVQERFSDALDHQAFPFPLIAEALGMSRDQRQNPLSQVMFQLQSQDYRAQNAEQIDFGIDGLKVRQQPARLSETKVDLSWYVMERESGYLLNIEYRVAIFDSWRIERMAAHFEVLLGSILQSPNALLPRLAYLSKEEHAAVVALGTPTARPVPDITMHEAIAHVARHQPDAIALESQGRRWTYGELQTDVDALAATLVSLSVHPGDRVAVSLPGRGQSVIAFLAILKAGAVYVPLDPDHPADRVAYVLEDSGVSLVLTDRADLYPAHRSLDPTRPMPMSETPAALPPSDPARIAYLLYTSGSTGRPNGVPIGHASLLNHLRSMAVSPGLAPGDRLLAITTPTFDISILEMLLPLSVGATTVLYGQDLLLAPQRLADVLVTDRISHLQATPAYWRMLIDSGWEGLPHLIALCGGEALDAPLARKLIDRTKELWNVYGPTEATIWASALKVTHAHAESGKVPVGGLLDNTHLHVLDAYMQPLPRGIGGELYIGGPCLSPGYWNRPALTAARFVPNPFYDENSPALRLYRTGDAVVRLANSEIEFIGRTDFQVKLRGYRIEIGEIEDKLLRESVVEQAIVTLDAENERLIAYVLVRDWPTTNDGEIERKLRQSLSAQLPRYMVPTAFVMMDEFPLNPNGKVDRKQLPIPQLSTMRAELVPARNAIEATLLEIWKAVLRREDFGIEDNFFDLGGDSIIGVQIVAKAQAKGLKLEPTQIFELQTIAAQADAAVAEDAIQIIEVAESGSSFEMTPVQAGMLFHSLMAPASGTYIEQCWCVLEGPLDADAFKSAWGRVIARHEVLRGACRWTDVERPIMVIAENVVPEWREADWSGDDAAGQETAFAAWLEADRRRGFTLDAALLLRFALIRLGPGRHRFVWSFHHLLMDGWCGSLLVGEMLKAYAGESLPAPPPSYRQYVAWRDRQDITAAQAYWSHALADLPQGGFLGETKIGEAAQEAIVEIRRSLDASLATRLTMMARRERLTLATVLQGAWALLLSRYGAEDDVIFGTVLSGRPPDLPDADRMIGLFLNTVPFRARTRPEETVAEWLQGLQSAHRQREKHGHAALADIQRWAGKTADQPLFDTLLIIENLPLSMQAAFAEGTHTLTLSDPGSYERTHYPLSLRVFPGAEIEIALAADPSRLSSTGADRLLRHYETLLSSIVDDPQACLGTIEMLNPEEREILLQTGRGSQTQPSVAVHDQIIARAQSKPGKAAVVQVGEGRDSTMSYGDLVGYADALALRLYQHSIGRGAVVAVYQRRGSALLPSLLAVMRSGAAYLPVDPDYPAERIAYMLADSGAALVLTDLGDSERAVIPQGVPVMDPTQTFGCASVSFEPAAVQADDLAYILYTSGSTGQPKGVAITHGALANFIESMAERPGIGEDDRLLALTTIGFDIAGLELFAPLSQGATVLLADSTIARDGRRLAALVDRVQPSVMQATPAGWRMLIEAGWPSDKRHGKGLRMLCGGEALDSLLAAELLDRGDCLWNLYGPTETTIWSAATEVRREDLNGHSVTVAGPIQNTQLYVLDRRGEPVPPGTPGELHIGGAGLSPGYWGKPGLTADRFIPNPFRRGPQDGYHLYRTGDLVRLAENGTLDFLGRIDNQVKLRGYRIELGEVEARLAAHPRVAEAAVLVEDGGAGKQLVAYLRWREPFVGDASAELGPHMADSLPLYMLPSAYVAVDAFPLTPNGKVDRRALPACRPKPAQRQTHLPISGEPTATLATIWREALKLDHINPGDNFFECGGHSLLVVSLQGVIGKRFGISIDITAFFQFPTLETMAAHIAQLQAGREGEWSGDDRTLLRQTGRDRLAGRRGLRAERTGA
- a CDS encoding MATE family efflux transporter yields the protein MQTVETLGDADAPRRPPSARTTKSLFRLSLPMFVHSLLTFLVMLSEMLIVSAYSADAAAAVAIVRQVLQVVFEISSMVGIGAVILISHSLGRGDEEGARQIATLAVFTNTLLGLLVGGLLFLGGPVILRILDVPASIVDDASLYLSVAAAAMVFNALATAAIACLRAFGSSRVIVITGLLLSAIYIGATYVLVLGVGPIPPLGVTGAAYATLGSRIAMALMFGLAVYWTLGLRFVAGPIRARLSLVRRMLVLAFPSVSDYIGYGFYQLVLLGFVAGFGVSSVLSRTYVMLAMTFLILVVMAVSQGNEVLVGYRWGEGRRQDAYRQALRSSFAATLVTTTIALLFWLLSDQYLGLFGQGGEVLALSTYLLLLTILIQPGFAFNTVLLHSLRAVGDVRVPVLVSIGLTWGLGLPLAWLFCVEAGYGVEGVWYALIIEETLKAGFMLSRWHGRGWMRNAIA